In one Streptomyces sp. NBC_00597 genomic region, the following are encoded:
- a CDS encoding DUF2191 domain-containing protein: protein MAKVDISLDAELVVEVMVLAGIGSPQDAVEAVVRDYIARGHRTEARVQAQDASRRDADALEPPPQG, encoded by the coding sequence GTGGCCAAGGTCGACATCAGTCTCGACGCCGAGCTCGTGGTGGAGGTGATGGTCCTCGCCGGGATCGGTTCGCCGCAGGACGCGGTGGAGGCCGTCGTGCGGGACTACATCGCGCGCGGGCACCGCACCGAGGCCCGGGTGCAGGCGCAGGACGCATCCCGCCGCGACGCCGACGCCCTGGAGCCGCCGCCGCAGGGCTGA
- a CDS encoding DedA family protein, whose amino-acid sequence MHIQEWLETIPAVSIYLLVGLVIGLESLGIPLPGEIVLVSSALLASQHGEIDPVVLGVCASTGAIVGDSIGYAIGRRGGKPLLEKLGRRFPKHFGPEHVAQAERSFEKWGMWAVFFGRFVALLRIFAGPLAGVLHMPYWRFLIANVLGGILWAGGTTAVIYSIGIVAEPWLKGFSWVALVVALLIGLTVTLVLRSRMKKAAAAGAAAVAESAAAE is encoded by the coding sequence GTGCACATCCAGGAATGGCTGGAGACGATTCCGGCGGTCAGCATCTATCTCCTCGTGGGTCTGGTCATCGGGCTGGAGAGCCTCGGCATCCCGCTGCCGGGGGAGATCGTCCTGGTCAGCTCGGCGCTGCTGGCCTCGCAGCACGGCGAGATCGACCCCGTGGTCCTGGGCGTCTGCGCCTCCACCGGGGCGATCGTCGGCGACTCGATCGGCTACGCGATCGGCCGCAGGGGCGGCAAGCCGCTGCTGGAGAAGCTGGGCCGGCGCTTCCCCAAGCACTTCGGGCCCGAACACGTGGCGCAGGCCGAGCGCTCCTTCGAGAAGTGGGGCATGTGGGCCGTCTTCTTCGGGCGGTTCGTGGCCCTGCTGCGGATCTTCGCCGGTCCGCTGGCGGGAGTGCTGCACATGCCGTACTGGCGGTTCCTGATCGCGAACGTCCTCGGCGGAATCCTCTGGGCGGGCGGCACCACCGCCGTCATCTACTCGATCGGCATCGTCGCTGAACCGTGGCTGAAGGGCTTCTCCTGGGTCGCGCTGGTGGTGGCCCTGCTGATCGGCCTCACCGTGACGCTGGTGCTGCGCAGCCGGATGAAGAAGGCGGCGGCCGCGGGGGCGGCCGCCGTGGCGGAGTCGGCCGCGGCCGAATAG
- a CDS encoding patatin-like phospholipase family protein gives MGGGTALVLGGGGLTGIGWEAGILYGLAQAGVDLTAADLVVGTSAGSVVGAQLTSGLLTTQELYERQLGDPAGEAVARLGSGLLARYAVAMVRSRDPKSYRRRVGALALAADTGEEAERRKVLEARLVSHAWPERRLVVTAVDVLTGELAAFDRESGAGLVDAVSASCAVPGVWPPVTVGGRRFIDGGIRSATNADLASGCERVVILAPMALGSGLVPSPSAQAARLREAGARVLLITPSAQARKTFGRNVLDPARRDPAARAGLVQAAEHAAEAAAVWSA, from the coding sequence ATGGGCGGCGGCACGGCACTGGTGCTCGGCGGCGGAGGACTCACCGGCATCGGCTGGGAGGCCGGGATCTTGTACGGGCTCGCGCAGGCGGGCGTGGACCTGACCGCCGCGGACCTCGTCGTCGGCACCTCGGCAGGCTCGGTGGTGGGCGCCCAGCTCACCTCCGGGCTGCTCACCACGCAGGAGCTGTACGAGCGCCAGCTGGGCGACCCCGCCGGAGAGGCCGTCGCCCGGCTCGGCTCGGGGCTGCTCGCCCGGTACGCCGTCGCCATGGTGCGCTCGCGGGATCCGAAGAGCTACCGCAGGCGGGTCGGCGCCCTCGCGCTCGCCGCCGACACCGGGGAGGAGGCGGAGCGGCGCAAGGTGCTGGAGGCCCGGCTCGTTTCGCACGCCTGGCCAGAGCGGAGGCTGGTCGTCACCGCCGTCGACGTGCTCACCGGCGAGCTCGCCGCCTTCGACCGGGAGAGCGGGGCCGGGCTGGTGGACGCCGTATCGGCGAGCTGCGCGGTGCCCGGGGTGTGGCCGCCGGTCACCGTGGGCGGGCGCCGGTTCATCGACGGCGGGATCCGGTCCGCCACCAATGCCGACCTGGCCTCCGGCTGTGAGCGGGTGGTGATCCTCGCGCCGATGGCGCTCGGCTCCGGGCTCGTCCCCTCGCCGTCCGCCCAGGCGGCGCGGCTGCGGGAGGCCGGGGCGCGGGTGCTGCTGATCACCCCGTCCGCGCAGGCCCGCAAGACGTTCGGGCGCAACGTCCTGGACCCGGCGCGGCGGGACCCGGCGGCGCGCGCCGGGCTCGTACAGGCCGCGGAGCACGCGGCGGAGGCGGCCGCGGTCTGGTCGGCCTAG
- a CDS encoding gamma carbonic anhydrase family protein, producing the protein MTYQADQGQALVAGVGGKSPQIDPTAFTAPTSVVVGDVTMAAGASIWYSAVLRADCGPISLGADSNVQDNCTLHVDPGFPVSIGERVSIGHNAVVHGCTVEDDCLIGMGATVLNGAVIGAGSLVAAQALVPQGMVVPPGSLVAGVPAKVRRELTDEEREGIKVNALMYADLAKQHRAAVQPAR; encoded by the coding sequence ATGACGTATCAGGCGGACCAGGGCCAGGCACTCGTCGCGGGCGTGGGCGGCAAGAGCCCGCAGATCGACCCCACGGCCTTCACCGCGCCGACATCGGTCGTGGTCGGCGACGTCACGATGGCCGCGGGCGCGAGCATCTGGTACTCGGCGGTGCTGCGCGCCGACTGCGGCCCGATCTCGCTCGGTGCGGACAGCAACGTGCAGGACAACTGCACGCTGCACGTCGACCCCGGCTTCCCGGTCTCGATCGGCGAGCGCGTCTCCATCGGACACAACGCGGTGGTGCACGGCTGCACCGTCGAGGACGACTGCCTCATCGGCATGGGTGCCACCGTCCTCAACGGTGCGGTGATCGGTGCCGGCTCGCTGGTGGCCGCGCAGGCGCTGGTCCCGCAGGGCATGGTCGTCCCGCCCGGGTCGCTGGTCGCGGGCGTGCCGGCCAAGGTGCGGCGGGAGCTGACCGACGAGGAGCGCGAGGGCATCAAGGTCAACGCCCTGATGTACGCGGACCTGGCGAAGCAGCACCGCGCGGCCGTCCAGCCCGCGCGGTAG
- a CDS encoding fused MFS/spermidine synthase: MPDVDRERAWLLTVDGAPQSYVDLDDPGYLEFEYVRRLAHVLDCVAQPGAALDLLHLGGGALTLPRYAAAARPGSRQEVVEFDAALVELVAEHLPLPAGSGVTVHAAEARAWLEAAPTDSADVLVADVFGGSRVPAQLTSVDYAREAARVLRPGGVYAANLADGAPFGFLRAQLANFGAVFGRLALVAEPGVLRGRRFGNAVLLASDAELPVAALSRRCAADVFPARVEEGAALARFMKGAVPVADADAVASPEPPEGAFSLG, encoded by the coding sequence ATGCCGGACGTGGACCGAGAGCGGGCGTGGCTGCTGACCGTCGACGGTGCGCCGCAGTCGTACGTGGACCTCGACGATCCCGGGTACCTGGAGTTCGAGTACGTACGCCGCCTCGCGCACGTCCTGGACTGCGTGGCGCAGCCCGGAGCCGCGCTGGACCTGCTGCACCTCGGCGGCGGCGCGCTGACGCTGCCCCGCTACGCGGCGGCGGCCCGGCCGGGCTCCCGGCAGGAGGTGGTGGAGTTCGACGCCGCACTGGTGGAGCTGGTGGCGGAACACCTGCCGCTGCCGGCCGGGTCCGGCGTCACGGTGCACGCCGCCGAAGCGCGGGCCTGGCTGGAGGCGGCCCCCACGGACAGCGCGGACGTCCTGGTCGCCGACGTGTTCGGCGGCTCGCGGGTGCCGGCGCAGCTGACCTCGGTGGACTACGCGCGGGAGGCGGCGCGGGTGCTGCGGCCCGGCGGGGTGTACGCGGCGAACCTGGCCGACGGGGCGCCGTTCGGCTTCCTGCGCGCCCAGCTCGCCAATTTCGGTGCGGTGTTCGGTCGGCTCGCACTCGTCGCGGAGCCCGGCGTGCTGCGCGGGCGGCGGTTCGGGAACGCCGTGCTGCTCGCCTCGGATGCCGAGCTGCCGGTGGCCGCGCTGTCCCGGAGGTGCGCGGCGGACGTGTTCCCCGCGCGGGTCGAGGAGGGGGCGGCCCTGGCCCGGTTCATGAAGGGCGCGGTCCCGGTGGCGGACGCGGACGCCGTCGCTTCGCCGGAGCCGCCGGAGGGCGCGTTCAGCCTCGGCTGA
- the tuf gene encoding elongation factor Tu, translated as MAKTAFVRTKPHLNIGTMGHVDHGKTTLTAAITKVLAERGGASFVPFDRIDRAPEEARRGITINLTHVEYETDTRHYAHVDMPGHADYVKNMVTGAAQLDGAILVVSALDGVMPQTAEHVLLARQVGVNHIVVALNKADAGDPELTDLVELEVRELLTAHGYGGDGAPVVRVSGLGALEGDPRWTAAIEALLDAVDTYVPMPVRYTDAPFLLPVENVLTITGRGTVVTGAVERGSVRTGDRVSVLGGDGEPVETVVTGLETFGKPMESAEAGDNVALLLRGVPRDGVRRGQVVAAPGSVEPRRRFSAQVYVLSAREGGRTTPVATGYRPQFYIRTADVVGDVDLGVAGVARPGQTVTMTVELGRDVPLESGLGFAIREGGRTVGAGTVTAVLG; from the coding sequence ATGGCCAAGACGGCCTTCGTGCGCACCAAGCCGCACCTCAACATCGGCACCATGGGTCACGTCGACCACGGCAAGACCACCCTCACCGCCGCCATCACCAAGGTGCTCGCCGAGCGCGGCGGCGCCTCCTTCGTGCCCTTCGACCGCATCGACCGGGCCCCGGAGGAGGCCCGGCGCGGCATCACCATCAACCTCACGCACGTCGAGTACGAGACCGACACCCGGCACTACGCCCACGTGGACATGCCCGGGCACGCCGACTACGTCAAGAACATGGTCACCGGCGCCGCCCAGCTCGACGGGGCGATCCTCGTGGTCTCCGCCCTCGACGGGGTCATGCCGCAGACCGCCGAGCACGTGCTCCTCGCCCGCCAAGTCGGGGTGAACCACATCGTCGTCGCGCTCAACAAGGCCGACGCCGGGGACCCCGAGCTCACCGACCTCGTCGAGCTTGAGGTCCGCGAGCTGCTCACCGCCCACGGATACGGCGGGGACGGCGCGCCGGTCGTACGGGTCTCCGGGCTCGGGGCGCTGGAGGGCGACCCGCGCTGGACCGCGGCGATCGAGGCGCTGCTCGACGCCGTGGACACGTACGTGCCGATGCCGGTGCGGTACACGGACGCGCCGTTCCTGCTGCCGGTGGAGAACGTGCTGACGATCACCGGGCGCGGAACGGTCGTGACCGGCGCCGTCGAGCGCGGCAGCGTCCGCACGGGCGACCGGGTCAGCGTCCTCGGCGGCGACGGCGAGCCCGTCGAGACCGTGGTGACCGGCCTGGAGACCTTCGGGAAGCCGATGGAGTCCGCCGAGGCCGGGGACAACGTCGCGCTGCTGCTGCGCGGCGTCCCGCGCGACGGCGTACGACGCGGGCAGGTCGTCGCCGCCCCGGGGAGCGTCGAGCCGAGGCGCCGCTTCTCCGCTCAGGTGTACGTGCTCTCCGCGCGGGAGGGAGGCCGTACGACCCCGGTGGCGACCGGCTACCGGCCGCAGTTCTACATCCGCACCGCCGACGTGGTGGGGGACGTGGACCTGGGCGTGGCCGGGGTGGCCCGGCCGGGCCAGACGGTCACGATGACCGTCGAGCTCGGACGGGACGTCCCGCTGGAGTCGGGGCTCGGCTTCGCGATCCGCGAGGGCGGGCGGACCGTCGGCGCGGGGACCGTCACGGCCGTGCTCGGCTGA
- a CDS encoding EamA family transporter, producing the protein MTALFALATAVLWGLADFGGGLLTRRLPALTVVVASQVLAVIALGAVVLGTGAWREAGPQLWFAVAAGLVGPVAMLSFYKALALGPMGVVSPLGSIGVVVPVAAGLALGERPGLGQFAGIAVAVVGIVLAGGPELRGAPVQRRAVVLTLTAAFGFGAVMALIAHASTSVTGLFLALFVQRVTNVAAGGAALWVRARRGSPALPAGTGPRILWGLLPALAFVGLADVAANGTYSIAAQNGPVTVAAVLSSLYPVVTAFAAFVVLKERLRTVQAAGAGLALAGTVLLAAG; encoded by the coding sequence ATGACCGCCCTCTTCGCCCTGGCCACAGCAGTGTTGTGGGGTCTCGCCGACTTCGGCGGCGGGCTACTGACCCGCCGGCTCCCGGCGCTCACGGTCGTCGTGGCCTCCCAGGTCCTGGCCGTCATCGCACTCGGCGCGGTCGTGCTGGGCACCGGGGCCTGGCGGGAGGCCGGGCCCCAGCTGTGGTTCGCGGTCGCCGCGGGCCTCGTCGGGCCGGTCGCCATGCTCAGCTTCTACAAGGCGCTCGCGCTCGGTCCGATGGGCGTGGTCTCGCCGCTCGGCTCGATCGGCGTGGTCGTACCCGTCGCGGCGGGGCTGGCACTGGGCGAACGCCCCGGGCTCGGCCAGTTCGCAGGGATCGCGGTGGCCGTCGTGGGCATCGTCCTCGCAGGCGGACCGGAGCTGCGCGGCGCACCCGTACAGCGCCGGGCGGTCGTGCTCACCCTGACCGCCGCGTTCGGCTTCGGCGCGGTGATGGCCCTGATCGCGCACGCCTCCACCAGCGTCACCGGGCTCTTCCTCGCCCTGTTCGTCCAACGGGTGACCAACGTGGCCGCGGGCGGCGCGGCCCTGTGGGTCCGGGCCCGGCGCGGCAGCCCGGCCCTGCCCGCGGGGACCGGCCCGCGCATCCTGTGGGGACTGCTGCCCGCGCTGGCCTTCGTCGGCCTGGCCGACGTCGCGGCGAACGGCACCTACTCGATCGCCGCCCAGAACGGTCCGGTGACCGTGGCCGCCGTCCTCTCCTCGCTCTACCCGGTCGTCACCGCGTTCGCCGCCTTCGTCGTGCTCAAGGAGCGGCTGCGGACCGTGCAGGCGGCCGGCGCCGGCCTAGCCCTCGCCGGCACGGTCCTCCTCGCGGCCGGCTAG
- a CDS encoding DUF4442 domain-containing protein: MSADQMNVGELLAATVPMARTLNLQFLETTPERAVVRLPDQPDYHNHVGGPHAGAMFTLAESASGAIVLAAFGDQLSRAVPLAVKAEIGYKKLAKGVVTATATLGRPAAEVVAELDAGGRPEFPVTIAIQREDEAVTGEMTVVWTLRPNA; this comes from the coding sequence ATGAGCGCAGATCAGATGAACGTGGGCGAACTGCTCGCCGCGACGGTGCCGATGGCCCGGACCCTGAACCTCCAGTTCCTGGAGACCACCCCCGAGCGCGCGGTCGTCCGGCTGCCGGACCAGCCCGACTACCACAACCACGTGGGCGGCCCGCACGCCGGCGCCATGTTCACCCTCGCCGAGTCCGCGAGCGGCGCGATCGTCCTGGCCGCCTTCGGCGACCAGCTCTCACGCGCCGTGCCCCTCGCAGTCAAGGCCGAGATCGGCTACAAGAAGCTCGCCAAGGGCGTCGTGACGGCCACCGCCACCCTCGGCCGCCCGGCCGCCGAGGTCGTCGCCGAACTCGACGCGGGCGGCCGCCCCGAGTTCCCCGTGACCATCGCCATCCAGCGCGAGGACGAAGCCGTGACGGGCGAAATGACCGTCGTGTGGACGCTGCGTCCGAACGCCTAG
- a CDS encoding DapH/DapD/GlmU-related protein, with protein MPKNQNTFSSLPAVTALTSLRRRLASRAVHAGWRWMQRAGAVTAQTPGRLRFGAIGNGTRLAFPQGTVFGEPWIRLGEHCIIAEQVTLTAGMMPGLDLGTEPVLVLGNGVVLGRDTHVIADTRITIGNDTFCGPGVYITSTNHSYDDPHEPVGKQWPRSAPVEIGPGCWLGTGAVILPGARLGRNVVVAAGAVVRGEVPDHAVVAGAPARIVRRWQPETGWQPPLRTPAPVPIPDGVTPEQLRAVAQLVEAEQCPVDAAPEPA; from the coding sequence GTGCCGAAGAACCAGAACACGTTCTCATCCCTGCCGGCCGTAACGGCCCTGACGTCCTTGCGCCGCAGGCTCGCCAGCCGCGCGGTCCACGCCGGGTGGCGCTGGATGCAGCGGGCCGGCGCGGTGACCGCGCAGACCCCCGGCCGGCTGCGCTTCGGCGCGATCGGGAACGGCACCCGCCTCGCCTTCCCCCAGGGCACGGTCTTCGGCGAGCCGTGGATCCGCCTCGGCGAGCACTGCATCATCGCCGAGCAGGTCACGCTGACCGCCGGGATGATGCCGGGCCTCGACCTCGGGACCGAGCCGGTACTGGTCCTCGGCAACGGCGTGGTCCTCGGCCGGGACACCCACGTCATAGCCGACACCCGGATCACCATCGGGAACGACACCTTCTGCGGCCCCGGGGTCTACATCACCTCGACGAACCACAGCTACGACGATCCGCACGAGCCCGTCGGCAAGCAGTGGCCGCGCAGCGCCCCCGTGGAGATCGGCCCCGGCTGCTGGCTCGGCACGGGCGCGGTGATCCTGCCGGGGGCCCGGCTGGGCCGCAACGTGGTGGTGGCCGCGGGGGCCGTCGTACGGGGCGAGGTGCCGGACCACGCCGTGGTGGCCGGGGCGCCCGCGCGGATCGTCCGCCGGTGGCAGCCCGAGACGGGCTGGCAGCCGCCGTTGCGCACCCCGGCGCCGGTGCCGATCCCGGACGGGGTGACTCCGGAGCAGCTGCGCGCGGTGGCGCAGCTGGTGGAGGCCGAGCAGTGCCCGGTCGATGCCGCTCCGGAACCCGCCTGA
- a CDS encoding beta-glucosidase, translated as MSEAVSRRCAMRLLGAVGAALGAGGCVAAVPPGTAPRAARPSEDATAVPGRPGSAARIEALLERLTLEEKSALLHGGRDPAPLGQAGYLPGVPRLGIPALRLADGPAGVRVAKPATALPAPVMLASAFDPALAREYGRVIGREGRALGQDVVLSPMANLIRTPYAGRNFETFAEDPRLTADLVAEVVRGIQDEGLIATVKHFALNNQEQGRDTVDAVAGEQTLHETELRGFEAAVAAGAGAVMGAYNKVNGTYACESKPLLDEVLRGRWGFDGWVVSGWDAAHSTVAAIGAGLDMEMPGGTQFGAPLLQAVRGGSVHEDTVDLAVRRILATMDRFGLLAARPPARPARDAAAGARVARKVAAAGAVLLRNEHATLPLTGAAARSIAVIGPTGQVPFVGGGGRAHVVPDRAAAPLDAIRRRAGNGSTVRYALGEDLYGRPLPAKLLTPAADLADRRVDAGRSWSHEGVFTLGADDEWTLLVHYTGKRPGVRLDGEELFPAGQGVAEQFAGGLLAAASDGLTVRRRTLALTAGPHRLAVFAEGGDRGQRFRLLHTTTATRAADLAEAVRTAEEAHSVVLFAYDDATEGTDRTSLGLPGGQPRLIEAVTAVNPRTTVVLNTPSGTTMPWLSRTGAVLQMYYPGQEGAGATSDVLFGDVDPGGRLTQTFPAEEQATPVGGDPLRYPGVGGRQEYGEGVHVGHRWYDAQQVTPLFPFGHGLSYTTWEYEKLSVRPERGGLRVEFTVRNTGRRKGTEVAQVYVGPSADLKLEQPVRALAGYRRLTLAPGEARRVVIDIDARALSSWDPEQHAWVPGSGRREVFAGRSSRELHLKAKAVLKSR; from the coding sequence ATGAGCGAGGCCGTGTCCAGACGTTGCGCGATGCGGCTGCTCGGGGCGGTGGGCGCCGCGCTGGGAGCGGGCGGCTGCGTGGCCGCGGTGCCGCCCGGCACGGCCCCCCGCGCGGCCCGGCCGTCCGAGGACGCGACCGCGGTGCCCGGCCGGCCCGGCAGCGCCGCCCGGATCGAGGCCCTGCTGGAGCGGCTCACCCTGGAGGAGAAGAGCGCCCTGCTGCACGGCGGCCGGGACCCCGCCCCGCTCGGCCAGGCCGGATACCTACCCGGCGTGCCGCGCCTGGGCATCCCGGCGCTGCGGCTCGCCGACGGGCCCGCCGGGGTACGGGTGGCCAAGCCGGCCACCGCGCTGCCCGCGCCGGTGATGCTGGCCTCCGCCTTCGACCCGGCGCTGGCCCGCGAGTACGGCAGGGTCATCGGCCGCGAGGGGCGGGCGCTCGGCCAGGACGTGGTGCTCTCCCCGATGGCCAACCTGATCCGCACCCCGTACGCCGGGCGGAACTTCGAGACCTTCGCCGAAGACCCCCGGTTGACGGCGGACCTCGTCGCGGAGGTGGTCCGCGGCATCCAGGACGAGGGGCTCATCGCCACCGTCAAGCACTTCGCACTCAACAACCAGGAGCAGGGCCGCGACACCGTGGACGCCGTGGCCGGCGAACAGACCCTGCACGAGACGGAGCTGCGCGGCTTCGAGGCCGCCGTCGCCGCCGGAGCGGGCGCCGTGATGGGCGCGTACAACAAGGTCAACGGCACCTACGCCTGCGAGAGCAAGCCGCTGCTCGACGAAGTGCTGCGCGGCCGCTGGGGGTTCGACGGCTGGGTGGTGTCCGGCTGGGACGCGGCCCACAGCACCGTCGCCGCCATCGGCGCCGGCCTCGACATGGAGATGCCCGGCGGCACCCAGTTCGGCGCCCCGCTCCTCCAGGCCGTGCGCGGCGGCTCCGTACACGAGGACACCGTGGACCTCGCCGTACGCCGGATCCTGGCCACCATGGACCGGTTCGGGCTGCTGGCCGCGCGCCCGCCGGCCCGACCCGCCCGCGACGCCGCCGCAGGGGCCCGGGTCGCCCGCAAGGTCGCCGCCGCCGGCGCCGTACTGCTGCGCAACGAGCACGCCACCCTGCCGCTGACGGGCGCCGCGGCCCGCTCGATCGCCGTGATCGGCCCCACCGGGCAGGTGCCCTTCGTCGGCGGCGGGGGCAGAGCGCACGTGGTCCCCGACCGGGCGGCCGCCCCGCTCGACGCCATCAGACGGCGCGCCGGGAACGGCAGCACGGTGCGCTACGCCCTCGGCGAGGACCTGTACGGCCGCCCGCTCCCGGCGAAACTGCTCACCCCGGCCGCCGACCTGGCCGACCGACGGGTGGACGCCGGGCGCAGCTGGAGCCACGAGGGCGTGTTCACGCTGGGCGCGGACGACGAGTGGACGCTGCTCGTCCACTACACCGGGAAGCGGCCCGGCGTGCGGCTCGACGGCGAGGAGCTCTTCCCCGCCGGGCAGGGCGTGGCGGAGCAGTTCGCCGGCGGACTCCTCGCTGCGGCGTCCGACGGGCTCACCGTCCGCCGCCGCACCCTCGCCCTCACGGCGGGCCCGCACCGGCTCGCCGTATTCGCCGAGGGCGGCGACCGGGGCCAGCGGTTTCGCCTGCTGCACACCACGACGGCGACCCGGGCCGCCGACCTCGCCGAGGCGGTGCGGACCGCCGAGGAGGCACACAGCGTCGTGCTGTTCGCCTACGACGACGCCACCGAGGGCACAGACCGGACCTCTCTGGGGCTGCCGGGCGGGCAGCCGCGGCTGATCGAGGCGGTCACCGCCGTGAACCCCCGCACCACGGTCGTGCTCAACACCCCCTCCGGTACGACCATGCCGTGGCTCTCCCGTACCGGGGCGGTCCTCCAGATGTACTACCCGGGCCAAGAGGGCGCGGGCGCCACCTCCGACGTCCTCTTCGGGGACGTGGACCCGGGCGGCCGGCTCACCCAGACCTTCCCGGCCGAAGAGCAGGCGACCCCGGTCGGCGGGGACCCGCTGCGCTACCCGGGGGTGGGCGGCCGGCAGGAGTACGGCGAGGGCGTCCACGTCGGGCACCGCTGGTACGACGCGCAGCAGGTGACCCCGCTGTTCCCGTTCGGGCACGGGCTCTCGTACACGACCTGGGAGTACGAGAAGCTGAGCGTCCGGCCGGAGCGCGGCGGGCTGCGGGTGGAGTTCACGGTCCGCAACACCGGACGCCGCAAGGGCACCGAAGTGGCCCAGGTGTACGTGGGCCCCTCCGCGGACCTGAAACTCGAACAGCCGGTGCGCGCGCTGGCCGGCTACCGGCGGCTCACCCTGGCGCCGGGCGAGGCACGGCGCGTCGTGATCGACATCGATGCCCGCGCACTGTCCTCGTGGGATCCAGAACAGCACGCCTGGGTGCCGGGTTCAGGCCGTCGCGAAGTGTTCGCGGGCCGTTCCTCCCGCGAACTCCACCTGAAGGCAAAGGCCGTGTTGAAGAGCAGATAG
- a CDS encoding MFS transporter: MNPPPAAACRTTARRRPAWAGRNYTLLTGAAVVTNLGSHGALIASAFAVLEAGGSGADVGLVAAARTLPLVLFLLIGGALADRLPRHRVMVAANALNCLSQAAFAVLVLTGHPQLWQMMLLTALCGTGTAFFNPAAEGMLLSSVSGEHANRAFALFRMAMNGAGIGGAALGGAMIAAIGPGWVLAVDAAAFAIAGALRAFLDVGHIADRAPGGGLLADLREGWVEFRTRPWLWSIVLQFSVVVAVVGAAEAVYGPLVARDQLGGPAPWGLALGFFGIGTIAGAVLMMVWKPRRLLLVGTLCVFPLALPSAGLAVPLPVWGLCAVMFVSGTAIEVFGVNWMTTMHQEIPEDKFSRVSAYDWFGSVSMLPLATAMAGPVESTFGRTSALWGCAALVVLGTAAVLFVPDVRRLTRKPALPKAASVPATDAAPDAAADAADPAVSAGVSRG, translated from the coding sequence GTGAACCCTCCCCCCGCCGCCGCGTGCCGTACGACCGCCCGCCGCCGGCCCGCCTGGGCCGGCCGCAACTACACCCTGCTGACGGGTGCCGCGGTCGTGACGAACCTCGGCAGCCACGGAGCGCTCATCGCATCGGCGTTCGCCGTCCTGGAGGCGGGCGGGTCCGGCGCAGACGTCGGCCTCGTGGCGGCCGCCCGCACGCTCCCCCTCGTCCTCTTCCTCCTCATCGGCGGCGCGCTCGCCGACCGACTGCCGCGCCACCGCGTGATGGTCGCGGCCAACGCCCTCAACTGCCTCTCGCAGGCCGCCTTCGCCGTGCTCGTCCTGACCGGGCACCCCCAGCTGTGGCAGATGATGCTGCTCACCGCGCTCTGCGGTACCGGCACCGCCTTCTTCAACCCGGCCGCCGAGGGCATGCTGCTCTCCAGCGTCTCCGGCGAGCACGCCAACCGCGCCTTCGCCCTCTTCCGGATGGCCATGAACGGCGCCGGCATCGGCGGGGCGGCCCTCGGCGGAGCCATGATCGCCGCGATCGGCCCCGGCTGGGTCCTGGCCGTGGACGCCGCCGCGTTCGCGATCGCCGGGGCCCTGCGCGCCTTCCTGGACGTCGGCCACATCGCCGACCGGGCTCCCGGTGGCGGCCTGCTCGCCGACCTGCGCGAGGGCTGGGTGGAGTTCCGGACCCGGCCCTGGCTGTGGAGCATCGTGCTCCAGTTCTCCGTGGTCGTCGCCGTCGTCGGCGCGGCCGAGGCGGTCTACGGTCCGCTCGTCGCCCGCGACCAGCTGGGCGGGCCCGCCCCCTGGGGCCTGGCACTGGGCTTCTTCGGCATCGGCACCATCGCCGGGGCCGTCCTGATGATGGTGTGGAAACCGCGCCGGCTGCTGCTGGTCGGCACCCTGTGCGTGTTCCCGCTGGCGCTGCCGTCGGCGGGTTTGGCGGTCCCGCTGCCGGTGTGGGGCCTGTGCGCGGTGATGTTCGTCAGCGGAACGGCCATCGAGGTGTTCGGCGTGAATTGGATGACGACCATGCACCAGGAGATCCCGGAGGACAAGTTCTCCCGGGTCTCCGCCTACGACTGGTTCGGCTCGGTGTCCATGCTCCCACTGGCGACCGCCATGGCCGGCCCGGTCGAGTCGACCTTCGGCCGTACCTCCGCCCTGTGGGGCTGCGCCGCGCTGGTCGTGCTGGGCACCGCCGCGGTCCTCTTCGTCCCCGACGTGCGCCGCCTGACGCGCAAGCCCGCTCTCCCGAAGGCCGCTTCGGTCCCGGCGACCGACGCCGCTCCCGACGCAGCGGCCGACGCCGCCGACCCTGCCGTCTCCGCCGGGGTCAGCCGAGGCTGA